The genomic DNA CAGACGGAAACAGTCAGGCTCCATGTTAAGGTTGAGTGAGAGGTAGGAGTAGGACTCTATGACGAGACAACCCTCTCCCAGTCCCCCCTCTCAGTCCTGTGGTAGAGCTGTGGCTGGCCCCCGGGGAACAGGCTATCAGAACTGGGGTGTTCTAAAAGGAACTGGATGGTGCTCTTCATGTGCTGAACAAAGTGTGGCGGCTCAGCCGATGGGGAGGTGGACAGGAACTGGACATGAGAGAGAAATACCAGAGTGAAAGTCCGTACCGTGTCATGTTCTGGACTGCTGCTTCACACTCCTTTTAGGAGTGTTTCAGAATAACAGAAGGGCGATGATGTTACTTTTTTAGGGCTACCGTTTCCTTTCTCATTCCTTTACCTTTAAAATTGTGTCATCATCTTGTGTCAACCAGAAGGCAATATCCAGATTTGGAGACCACTTGCAAGGGCCGATTTTAACAAGTCCACAACTTGAGTCATATACGTCAGCCATCTGCACGacaacaaaacattcatttccATCAGAATTTTTGTGTAGAAGGTTCTACGAACAAATCTTCATTCATAGagttttgatttcatttcttAACAATTAATCGTGCCATCTTACTTTTACTCGATAAAACAATTACCACACTACAATACATCAGTCCTTTTTATTTATGACTATAATCCCCCCAAAATacttttcattcacaaaaatgtcCAGTGTTGACACACAAAAATCACCATATTTTATCGTATCAGTACCTGTCCCCCTGTGAAGGTCCTTGCCGATCGCAGCTCCTCTGCAGGTCCTTTATGAGTGAATGACGAAGGGAACACATCCCCCGTTTTCACATTTACACCTGTGCAGAAACCGACATTGACATAATGTACTTGAGGTCACATGTCGTAAAAGCACTGCAAATCTCTGACTCTGTATAGCGTATTATATCACTTACCTATTCCATATACTACAGGCCTATGAGTTCCATCAACAACAATGTCGTTGACGTCTGCATAAACAGAGAACAGAAGGATTAATTGGATGAAGGCATGGTTGGTAGAATATTTCTAAACAATGGCCAACAGGTATGAAAGTTACCTGTGATGCAACATGTTTCCAGATGAATATCTTCTTTCTGGTTCTGGAACGCTGCTGTAAAGCGAAAAAAGTCTTTCTAAGTGTGACAAATCTTCCAGAATTATATTACAATGAGACACGAGGTAATTAAATGACTCTACCCAGTATGTTAATGCTGAGATTGTGGGATGTTTTTGACTCATCGTTAAATCCCCCGACAAGATGGAGCTCAAGTCTGCATTAGGGAAAGCAAAGGAAAGGAAGCAAAGGACATCTGAATAGGATGTGCACTTTAattatgtgtgtttaattgtgtgTTTCATACCTGCCCTCCTTACTGACGTTACTCAGTGACATGACAGCTTTCACAAGGAGCGGGACCTCAGACCAGGTGCTGGAACCATCACAGTGGGCAAGGCAAACAGCTTCACttcctaaaaaaaataatcaaattaaagcATGGCAGATATCAAAAAATACCATTTCTGGCTATAAACATAGGCTCAATAATGTAAACACCACAAATCTAATAAAAAGGAACTTTACCAGTGTGTCGCAGCACAACCAAATGGCAGGTGGTGGCATCATCAGATCCAATTACTGAGACATAGTCTGTGATAGATAAGATAAAAAAGCGTGGTTTATCATTATGATCCAGAATGGTTACCTTGGATACTATTTGGGAGTTAAGCTTAAAAATTTTGTAATTGCAGGACTTGATACAATCAGTCAAGAAAAAGCTCCGGTGCTTCATATTCAACGGAACTGCATTAAAGCCAACTGAGGCTCCTGTTGGTGGAGACATTGCTATCGTGTTTTCTTCCATGATGGCTTTCCCCCTGCTTCACAATAACCTTTGGGTGAgctaaagaaagagaaatattgATATTTAGATGATCTATTCCAGTGGTCAGGTTTTACTCACTGTCTgctggtgttgttgctgcaaacTCTCTTTGTTGGACATACAAGAAGGACTTTGGGTCGACATCGACATGTGGCTTGGAGCgaaatgtttttgcattttcctgTGACGCAACAGTAAAAGCATATCAATTAACAAAATCATTTAATCGTTGATCACatttaaaccaaaacacaatAAGCCCATGATATTCAGTAGTGTTATTTCACAGTTATCGATACAGGCTCTAAACCTTCACCTTTAGGATCTTATTGTTCTTATTATTATCTGACTACACAGTTTGCTTGGTTAACACAGACATGGACAGGGTGGCCTAACCTGTATCTTTTTTAAACTGATGAAAGAAAGGTCTCACTTGATTTCTCTATGAAACATTTCCTATATGTTCAAATTATTTTGACACAAAGTCATCAAAAGTTTCCAAGGCTTGTCAGTCATGTGAGCTATCAGTTGTTTTTCATTcgcttttttttctgattctgaattgtttaattatattttaaggCGCTTGCACGGAATTTACAATTAGTTACAGTAACTTAAAAAGCAGATCATGTTGTGAACAGTTTGCTGAATCTTCCCTCACTGATTTCAGTCACAGCCACTCCAGTCCATAAATGTAACGTTAGTATTAACCTCTAGCCTGTCATAAAGTGACTACTTGCGGAAAAGTAGTTAGCTGATAATGGCAGCTTCAGTAACGTTAGCTCAGCAGGCTAAATTTAATCACACTTTCTGGAAACAAACCTGTAAATGTGGATGTTTGTCGAACAGTTCCGCTGTCGAGCTTATGCGGCCAAGTCCTCTATTTTGAATAAACAAAGGCATTTCCTAAAGCGAGGTCCACCTTAAAATCAACTATTTAACATACCATTATGAAGACCACTAACTTCATATTCTTATTCCCGTTATCTCACACTAAACACTCATCGCAGTGCCTGTACAACCCATGTATGTGAAACCTGTTAGTCTGTGGCAACTTCCTGGAAggcttcctcttcttctgtggtttcaACTGAAAAGAGGTTCACGTATCTACGTCACGGCTTTCGACACACCGCCACCAACCGTTAAAAAGCACGAACGGGTACGCCAATCAAATTCACCGTCGTTGCGTAGAGAACACTTGTACGTAGAGTCCCTTCTGTCCACAAGGCCCTACGTAAAATTACTAGCTGAAGTTACGTCGCAAAAGAGGGCAGGAAAGCGAAGGTGCGAGGCGGCCGTTCGGCGACGTGACGTATATAACAATTGTTTACCAAAACCTTTATTTAGGCGATATTATCGTGCAATATACGTATAACTTTGCAAGTGCAACGTTAAATTGTCCTCATTTGGAAGTTTATGACAGCGCTCACCGGAAACGAACTGGTGTCAAACGTTAAAGCTAACGCTACTGATACTACGGAGAggttagtttgtttattttgtacaGCAGGATGAGAGGCGGTTCGTCCtatggagacagagacagggaccgTGGACGAGACAGGTACGCTAACACCCTTTCATGATATATgaaacaaaagacacatttagcACTGTATAAATGTTGCGTAACGTCGAGACATCACATTTTACTGGAACCCTTAAATGATGTGCGAAAGAAGAGGAGCTCAACACCTCCCACGGCCTCCCTACAGCTACAGCTGCAACTCTGAAGGATCTGAGTTGGTTAAAGATCGTGTTAGCACCGAAGCCTGTAGTCTAGAGAGCTAACATTTGCTGGACAGGACTTACTAATTTTAGGGTGAGGCCACGGGGTCATCGTAGTTAGTTTATGTCTTCTACAGGAGTGTAAATTGTGTCATCACCATAGTTACATTAGTTGTTATATATGTATGGTGAATCCAAATGCAGAGCTACACACAAACTGGACATTATAATGTAGCATTGCAAATTAGTAGGTCTAGACATATGGTGCCATACCTAATTTCATTATAAATCAAACATATAACAAACATAGATGTGCTACAACATGTAGGCTATTTAGATTGTGCATAACAAACATCTGTCATAAGCAGTCCACATACACAAAGTCCTCATGATCCCCCTTGCAGCACAAGTGGTGAGGACTGagcgctgttgcctcacagcgaGAGGGTTTGAGTTTCAAACCTCtcagtgtggagtttgcatgttttccccaTGATTGCGTGGGTCCTCACCAGATGCCCTCCCACAGtcaacacacatgcaggctATAgcaattggtgactctaaattgctcatgtgtgtgaatgtgagcataaatgatgatgaaattGGCAGGGTGGGGAGGGTTGTTTGAGCCAATCCCAAGTGACATTAGGCAAGGGGgtgggtacaccctggactgtcAATCACACGGCTGACACGTAGAGACCGACACATTCACACCAACAGGCAAGCTACaagttaacctaacctgcatgtctttggactgtgcaAGGAAGCTAACCATCGCACTAGCAAGCTGCCAAAAGACATAAGCAGGCATGTTAAAAATATACAGGTAAAGCTGCAGCCTGCCTTGCTTATTCCCCATTGCTTTTTATCTCCTGACTGTTATTTGTTAGACCACGGTTTGGGGCCATGAGCAGTCGCGGTGGACCCCCACCAATGAAGTTTGGGAATCCAGGTGAGCGTCTTCGCAAGAAAAGATGGAACCTGGACGAGCTGCCGAAATTTGAAAAGAACTTCTATAGTGAACACCCTGAAGTCCAAAACAAGAGTCAGGTAAATCTTTACAaatttctctctcctgcttaCTCTTACAAACAACAAATGACCCAATAAACTTGCATGAAAATTGGAGAGCATTACAAAGTGTTGGATTTGAGCAAATTTCCATTATCATCCCTAATTTTCAAACTATTACATCGACAACCATTAGTTGTGTAGTTGTAGGCAATGCTGATGCTCAGaccaacaaatacaaatacagtgctgtgaaaaagtatttgcccccttacagatttcttctgtt from Pempheris klunzingeri isolate RE-2024b chromosome 3, fPemKlu1.hap1, whole genome shotgun sequence includes the following:
- the ntan1 gene encoding protein N-terminal asparagine amidohydrolase, encoding MPLFIQNRGLGRISSTAELFDKHPHLQENAKTFRSKPHVDVDPKSFLYVQQREFAATTPADNYVSVIGSDDATTCHLVVLRHTGSEAVCLAHCDGSSTWSEVPLLVKAVMSLSNVSKEGRLELHLVGGFNDESKTSHNLSINILAAFQNQKEDIHLETCCITDVNDIVVDGTHRPVVYGIGVNVKTGDVFPSSFTHKGPAEELRSARTFTGGQMADVYDSSCGLVKIGPCKWSPNLDIAFWLTQDDDTILKFLSTSPSAEPPHFVQHMKSTIQFLLEHPSSDSLFPGGQPQLYHRTERGDWERVVSS